A part of Kitasatospora acidiphila genomic DNA contains:
- a CDS encoding SDR family NAD(P)-dependent oxidoreductase, which translates to MDLGLAGKKAFITGGTQGIGLAVARALVAEGAQVAVCGRDPERLAATGLPGVQADVTDPEQLGRAVDDAAELLGGLDLLVANAGGAFGGGLLDSTPEEWAQTYAINVLHAAHAIRTAVPHFERQGGGSAVVVASITGWKPGPKSSYASAKAAEIHLAAALGQELGPRNIRVNALSPGSVLAEGGGWEWFKEHHPERFEKFEREDFPRGRLVELREVTDVACFLLSPRASGINGANICVDAAQDHPSAGRLFP; encoded by the coding sequence GTGGATCTTGGACTTGCGGGCAAGAAGGCGTTCATCACCGGTGGCACCCAGGGCATCGGGCTGGCCGTGGCCCGGGCGCTGGTCGCGGAGGGCGCCCAGGTGGCCGTCTGCGGCCGCGACCCGGAGCGACTGGCAGCCACCGGCCTGCCCGGTGTCCAGGCCGATGTGACCGACCCCGAGCAGCTGGGCCGAGCCGTCGACGACGCCGCCGAACTGCTGGGCGGGCTGGACCTGTTGGTCGCCAATGCCGGCGGTGCGTTCGGCGGCGGCCTGCTGGACTCGACGCCCGAGGAGTGGGCGCAGACCTATGCGATCAATGTGCTGCACGCGGCGCATGCGATCCGCACGGCGGTGCCGCACTTCGAACGGCAGGGCGGCGGCAGTGCGGTGGTGGTCGCCTCGATCACCGGTTGGAAGCCGGGTCCGAAGTCCTCCTACGCGTCGGCCAAGGCCGCCGAGATCCACCTGGCGGCTGCGCTGGGGCAGGAGTTGGGCCCGCGCAACATCCGGGTGAACGCGCTCAGCCCCGGCTCGGTGCTGGCCGAGGGCGGCGGTTGGGAGTGGTTCAAGGAGCACCACCCCGAGCGGTTCGAGAAGTTCGAGCGCGAGGACTTCCCCCGCGGCCGGCTGGTGGAGCTGCGGGAGGTCACCGACGTCGCGTGCTTCCTGCTGTCGCCCCGGGCCAGTGGCATCAACGGCGCCAACATCTGCGTGGACGCCGCCCAGGACCACCCGAGCGCGGGCCGGCTGTTCCCGTGA
- a CDS encoding polysaccharide deacetylase family protein, with product MSISPKIPQPRRRLLAWTAAGAASLAVGTLAGCSDSSHASNGAAPEPSDSFSPDAPINPSAAAGLPSPTATGTVAARTKPVFKVHDILPDAPSDAIALTIDDGPSPLYTPQLLALLRKYDIQATFNVIGSQAHVHKDVIRQIAADGHMVANHTMTHPQPLSKRTKAQIEAEIANAQSVIVDAGAPTPTLFRSPGGDWSTEIFAATAKYGMIPIDWDVDPRDWSRPGVAQITQKLMAARPGDILLCHDGGGDRTQTLESLKTVLPALKAKGFTFVRL from the coding sequence GTGTCGATATCGCCCAAGATTCCGCAGCCGCGCCGCCGACTGCTCGCCTGGACCGCGGCCGGCGCCGCGAGCCTCGCGGTCGGCACGCTGGCCGGCTGCTCGGACAGCTCCCATGCGTCCAACGGGGCGGCGCCCGAGCCCTCGGACTCCTTCTCCCCCGACGCCCCGATCAACCCGTCGGCGGCCGCCGGCCTGCCCAGCCCGACGGCCACCGGTACGGTCGCCGCCCGGACCAAGCCGGTCTTCAAGGTCCACGACATCCTGCCCGACGCCCCGTCCGACGCGATCGCGCTGACCATCGACGACGGCCCCAGCCCGCTCTACACCCCGCAGCTGCTGGCCCTGCTGCGCAAGTACGACATCCAGGCCACCTTCAACGTGATCGGCAGCCAGGCCCACGTCCACAAGGACGTGATCCGGCAGATCGCCGCCGACGGGCACATGGTGGCCAACCACACCATGACCCACCCGCAGCCGCTCTCCAAGCGCACCAAGGCGCAGATCGAGGCGGAGATCGCCAACGCCCAGTCGGTGATCGTGGACGCCGGGGCGCCCACGCCGACGCTGTTCCGCTCGCCGGGCGGCGACTGGTCCACCGAGATCTTCGCGGCCACGGCCAAGTACGGCATGATCCCGATCGACTGGGACGTCGACCCGCGCGACTGGAGCCGCCCCGGGGTCGCCCAGATCACCCAGAAGCTGATGGCCGCCCGACCGGGTGACATCCTGCTCTGCCACGACGGCGGCGGCGACCGTACGCAGACCCTGGAGTCGCTGAAGACCGTGCTCCCCGCACTGAAGGCCAAGGGCTTCACGTTCGTGCGGCTGTGA
- a CDS encoding MarR family winged helix-turn-helix transcriptional regulator has protein sequence MSDQALGGYPLGTRLRHLLELLDGDVAAVYDDLGLPGFRPRYVPVVRALVADGPSSIRDLGRAIGVTHSAASQTVASMVKDDLVVLAPGADARQRIVRLSPRGEELLPVMNAEWDATVAAAAAFEAELPYPLSRLIEEAVEALGRRSMRQRIADAAPGLTSGRAGEPEG, from the coding sequence ATGAGTGATCAAGCGCTTGGTGGTTATCCGCTCGGCACCCGGCTGCGCCATCTGCTGGAGCTGCTGGACGGCGATGTCGCGGCGGTCTACGACGATCTCGGCCTGCCGGGCTTCCGGCCGCGCTACGTGCCCGTGGTGCGGGCACTGGTGGCCGACGGGCCGAGCAGCATCCGGGACTTGGGGCGGGCGATCGGCGTGACCCACTCGGCCGCCAGTCAGACGGTCGCGTCGATGGTCAAGGACGATCTGGTGGTGCTGGCCCCCGGCGCCGACGCCCGGCAGCGGATCGTCCGGCTCAGCCCGCGCGGAGAGGAACTGCTGCCGGTGATGAACGCCGAGTGGGACGCGACCGTCGCGGCGGCCGCCGCGTTCGAGGCCGAGCTGCCCTATCCGCTGAGCCGGCTGATCGAGGAGGCCGTCGAGGCGCTGGGGCGCCGCTCGATGCGGCAGCGGATCGCGGACGCGGCACCGGGCCTGACGAGTGGTCGGGCCGGCGAGCCCGAGGGGTGA
- a CDS encoding RNA polymerase sigma factor produces the protein MTTAVQQEAGPTPGIDPALVRDAQRGDPLALAELMELLTPYVGRICGPIARQDGPDAAQDALIVILRGLRQLREPAALLGWARTIAVREAVRVAQRAGRTVTAPLDELRAAGDPQLATDVEDALARLTPEHRAVLVLRDLEGVDETTTSSVLAVPLGTVRSRLARARRSFRKVWES, from the coding sequence GTGACGACCGCCGTGCAGCAGGAGGCCGGGCCGACTCCCGGAATCGATCCGGCGCTGGTCCGGGACGCCCAGCGGGGCGATCCGCTGGCGCTGGCGGAGCTGATGGAGCTGCTGACGCCGTACGTCGGGCGGATCTGCGGGCCGATCGCCCGGCAGGACGGCCCGGATGCCGCCCAGGACGCGCTGATCGTGATCCTGCGCGGCTTGCGGCAGCTGCGCGAGCCGGCGGCGCTGCTCGGCTGGGCCCGGACCATCGCGGTGCGCGAGGCGGTCCGGGTCGCCCAGCGGGCCGGGCGGACGGTCACGGCACCGCTCGACGAGCTGCGGGCGGCCGGCGATCCGCAGCTGGCCACCGACGTCGAGGACGCGCTGGCCCGGCTCACCCCCGAGCACCGGGCGGTGCTGGTGCTGCGCGACCTGGAGGGGGTGGACGAGACGACGACCAGTTCGGTGCTGGCCGTGCCGCTCGGCACGGTGCGTTCCCGGCTGGCCCGGGCCCGGCGGAGCTTTCGGAAGGTGTGGGAGTCGTGA
- a CDS encoding lanthionine synthetase LanC family protein, which yields MTIIGADEVEATATGALDWLLHTARRTDGDGLAWPTRPSEDELDPTLYSGTTTSGVVPALLEARRHFGDDRYGDAALRGARSLAATVADTPFIAGAAADGWPIDSFHFGLAGMAFALHAVGRELGDSAAAAAARQALAMVPERFDGTRWSLFVELFGGNAGIALAALEVGDIELALLATEPFARIAEPTPHGVQWEARTGREARQHHISHGTLGIVYALAAVGRAADRPDLLELAAAGAADVVSRNEAGPAGFLVPHSDPQQQHPGLERYNYGWCQGPAGDAQVFRQLHRVLGDPSWAALVDRCWHTVRQSGLPQRLRPGFRDNSGRCCGTAGVLALACDRQVENGDGREFADVLVADLLARATVDADGGRWSNTEHRVTPSELEPMPGWAMGNAGIIRELLRYARLRASGEPGYAVDWPDQPLVAATSAWRPASQPSPASP from the coding sequence ATGACGATCATCGGAGCGGACGAGGTGGAAGCAACCGCGACGGGCGCACTCGACTGGCTGCTGCACACCGCGCGGAGGACCGACGGTGACGGGCTCGCCTGGCCCACCCGGCCGTCCGAGGACGAACTCGACCCCACCCTCTACAGCGGCACCACGACCTCGGGCGTGGTGCCGGCGCTGCTCGAAGCACGCCGGCACTTCGGGGACGACCGCTACGGCGACGCCGCCCTGCGCGGCGCCCGGAGCCTCGCCGCCACCGTGGCCGACACCCCGTTCATCGCCGGCGCTGCGGCCGACGGCTGGCCCATCGACTCGTTCCACTTCGGGCTGGCCGGCATGGCCTTCGCCCTGCACGCCGTCGGCAGGGAACTGGGCGACTCCGCCGCAGCGGCCGCCGCGCGCCAAGCGCTCGCCATGGTGCCCGAGCGCTTCGACGGGACCCGCTGGAGCCTGTTCGTCGAGCTGTTCGGCGGCAATGCCGGGATCGCGCTCGCCGCCCTCGAGGTCGGCGACATCGAGCTGGCGCTGCTGGCCACCGAGCCCTTCGCGCGCATCGCCGAGCCCACCCCGCACGGGGTGCAATGGGAGGCCAGGACCGGCCGGGAAGCCCGGCAGCACCACATCTCGCACGGCACCCTCGGCATCGTCTACGCCCTGGCCGCCGTGGGTCGGGCCGCCGACCGGCCCGACCTGCTGGAGCTCGCGGCCGCCGGCGCCGCCGACGTGGTCTCCCGCAACGAGGCCGGCCCGGCCGGGTTCCTGGTGCCGCACTCCGACCCGCAGCAGCAGCACCCCGGGCTCGAGCGCTACAACTACGGCTGGTGCCAGGGCCCGGCCGGCGACGCCCAGGTGTTCCGGCAGCTCCACCGGGTGCTCGGCGATCCGTCCTGGGCCGCGCTGGTGGACCGCTGCTGGCACACCGTGCGGCAGTCCGGGCTGCCGCAGCGCCTGCGCCCGGGTTTCCGGGACAACAGCGGCCGCTGCTGCGGCACCGCCGGGGTGCTGGCGCTCGCCTGCGACCGGCAGGTGGAGAACGGCGACGGCCGCGAGTTTGCCGACGTCCTGGTCGCCGACCTGCTGGCCCGGGCCACGGTCGACGCCGACGGGGGCAGGTGGTCCAACACCGAGCACCGAGTCACTCCGAGCGAGCTGGAACCAATGCCCGGCTGGGCCATGGGCAACGCGGGCATCATCCGCGAGCTGCTCCGCTACGCGCGGCTGCGCGCGTCCGGCGAGCCCGGGTACGCCGTGGACTGGCCGGATCAGCCGCTGGTCGCCGCTACTTCCGCTTGGCGGCCTGCTTCGCAGCCTTCTCCTGCTTCTCCTTGA
- a CDS encoding LysR family substrate-binding domain-containing protein has product MTENQATSSFRLAYVPGVTPSKWIRIWEQRLPEVPLTLLPVTVAEAEQALTGETADAALLRLPVDRTVLSAIPLYTETTVVVLPKDHELTEDEELLVEQLADEVIWHPQDETIHWETRPGRPGYERPATTGDAIELVAANVGLLVVPQSLARLHHRRDLTYRPLVDAPQSQVALSWPEQRTTDLVEEFIGIVRGRTVNSSRGRTAAAAEAKPQAKKERKPAAAAARKPGPKPAARTRGGAGAAKRGGGKPRRRG; this is encoded by the coding sequence GTGACAGAGAACCAGGCGACCTCCTCGTTCCGGCTGGCCTATGTGCCGGGCGTGACTCCCAGCAAGTGGATCCGCATCTGGGAGCAGCGGCTGCCCGAGGTTCCGCTCACCCTGCTGCCGGTCACGGTGGCCGAGGCGGAGCAGGCCCTGACCGGCGAGACGGCGGACGCCGCGCTGCTGCGGCTGCCGGTGGACCGGACGGTGCTCAGCGCCATCCCGCTCTACACCGAGACCACCGTGGTGGTGCTGCCCAAGGACCACGAGCTCACCGAGGACGAGGAGCTGCTGGTCGAGCAGCTGGCCGACGAGGTGATCTGGCACCCGCAGGACGAGACCATCCACTGGGAGACCCGGCCCGGCCGGCCCGGCTACGAGCGGCCGGCGACCACGGGCGACGCGATCGAGCTGGTCGCGGCCAACGTCGGCCTCCTGGTGGTGCCGCAGTCCCTGGCCCGGCTGCACCACCGCCGCGACCTCACCTACCGCCCGCTGGTGGACGCCCCGCAGTCGCAGGTCGCGCTCTCCTGGCCGGAGCAGCGGACCACCGACCTGGTGGAGGAGTTCATCGGCATCGTCCGCGGCCGCACGGTCAACAGCTCCCGGGGGCGTACCGCGGCGGCCGCGGAGGCGAAGCCGCAGGCCAAGAAGGAACGCAAGCCGGCTGCCGCGGCGGCCCGCAAGCCGGGGCCCAAGCCGGCCGCCCGCACCAGGGGCGGCGCGGGCGCGGCCAAGCGCGGCGGCGGCAAGCCGCGCCGGCGCGGCTGA
- a CDS encoding DUF5709 domain-containing protein, with protein MTDWDDRDFIPVEDDGVLQPADSLESDRLGDDPLDTGLTTSGGYRGATAYGTTPAEGNQGESLDQLLAAEEPDEPPDAVDDRWSDGPRPRAGRLVPGPDDTLASDVGRDCGAASAEEAAVHVTDADDDADAQLGDATEPESLSEAIRYAILDDLEGATHSDDYR; from the coding sequence ATGACCGACTGGGACGACCGGGACTTCATCCCGGTGGAGGACGACGGTGTGCTGCAGCCTGCGGATTCGCTGGAGAGCGACCGGCTGGGCGACGACCCGCTGGACACCGGCCTGACCACCAGCGGCGGCTACCGGGGCGCCACCGCCTACGGCACCACCCCGGCCGAGGGCAACCAGGGGGAGTCACTCGACCAGCTGCTGGCCGCCGAGGAGCCGGACGAGCCGCCGGACGCGGTCGACGACCGCTGGAGCGACGGGCCGCGCCCCCGGGCCGGGCGGCTGGTGCCCGGCCCGGACGACACGCTGGCTTCGGACGTCGGCCGGGACTGCGGGGCGGCCAGCGCCGAGGAGGCCGCCGTCCATGTGACCGACGCCGACGACGACGCGGACGCCCAGCTGGGCGACGCCACCGAGCCGGAGAGCCTCAGCGAGGCGATCCGCTACGCCATCCTGGACGACCTGGAAGGCGCCACCCACTCCGACGACTACCGCTGA
- a CDS encoding serine/threonine-protein kinase — protein MWSRGTVLGGRYTLVERIGGGAMGEVWRAEDQVLERRVAVKIVLPALLDDADFALRFRREARILASLSHPSIVDIHDYGEDDDQPDDRLAYLVMELVDGRPLDAIRAERGRLPAEEALDLVAQALEALQIAHEREIVHRDIKPSNLMVTTGGLVKVTDFGIARALAGTKITTSHSVFGTALYMAPEQAEGQGTVVASDLYSIGVVAYELLTGELPFTGETVLEIVLKHVREPAPALPEEFPEPVRAFVARALAKSPGDRHPTAAAMAVAARRAAEGLPDLTPPPVAGAPVAAAPGASAAGEAADEASEDGESAPTEPAKALAGGAEAPAAARTPTEPASPVADGPTPVGRDTGSTEISSQPTVLGAPQPVWWKRRRRTTLILVPCVIVASAGIGVVLNLDESPHTTALLPGAQPLASASRSGGSGGSGSSSASASSSVSAPASASGTSAGSPSAAASGGAPATPGQNGGGSQPNPAPNGGAPAGGGGNSGSGNSGSGNADGAPAGGGSSGAGKGGASAGSGNGPGGGAGGSGGSAGSSSGSGSTPGGGSTPGGGSAPGGGSNPGGGSNPGGGSNPGSGGANTPPSGCGGGTWGYITNVADGLKLGFSGSMTGGAPVVMNENTQYGWVYVPGSFDAFYPCNTSSPALNDVPNFGGTSNSLDLRGMQDFSPYFMLAAGSTRGAHLIEDSQGGQGHCMTDHGSGRRVTMDACVPGDKAQEWYIP, from the coding sequence ATGTGGAGCCGAGGGACGGTTCTCGGGGGCCGCTACACACTGGTCGAGCGCATCGGCGGCGGCGCGATGGGCGAGGTCTGGCGGGCCGAGGACCAAGTACTCGAACGCCGGGTCGCGGTCAAGATCGTGCTGCCCGCGCTGCTGGACGACGCCGACTTCGCGCTGCGGTTCCGGCGTGAGGCCAGGATCCTCGCCTCGCTCAGCCACCCGAGCATCGTCGACATCCACGACTACGGCGAGGACGACGACCAGCCGGATGACCGTCTCGCCTACCTCGTCATGGAGCTGGTCGACGGCCGGCCGCTGGACGCGATCCGCGCAGAGCGGGGCCGGCTGCCGGCCGAGGAGGCGCTCGACCTCGTCGCGCAGGCGCTGGAGGCCCTGCAGATCGCGCACGAGCGGGAGATCGTGCACCGCGACATCAAACCGTCCAACCTCATGGTCACCACGGGCGGGTTGGTCAAGGTCACCGACTTCGGCATCGCCCGGGCCCTGGCCGGCACCAAGATCACCACTTCGCACTCGGTCTTCGGCACCGCCCTCTACATGGCGCCCGAGCAGGCCGAGGGCCAGGGCACGGTCGTGGCCTCCGACCTCTACTCGATCGGTGTGGTGGCCTATGAACTCCTCACCGGTGAGCTCCCGTTCACCGGTGAGACGGTGCTGGAGATCGTGCTCAAGCACGTCCGCGAGCCGGCCCCCGCCCTGCCCGAGGAGTTCCCCGAGCCGGTGCGGGCGTTCGTGGCCCGGGCGCTGGCCAAGTCGCCCGGCGACCGCCATCCGACGGCGGCCGCGATGGCGGTGGCGGCCCGGCGGGCGGCCGAGGGCCTGCCCGACCTGACGCCCCCGCCGGTCGCCGGTGCACCGGTTGCCGCCGCGCCGGGCGCCAGCGCGGCTGGCGAGGCCGCTGACGAGGCTTCCGAGGACGGCGAGTCGGCGCCCACCGAGCCGGCCAAGGCCCTCGCGGGCGGTGCCGAGGCGCCCGCCGCCGCGCGCACCCCCACCGAGCCCGCCAGCCCGGTCGCGGACGGCCCCACCCCGGTCGGCCGTGACACCGGCAGCACGGAGATCTCCAGCCAGCCGACCGTGCTCGGCGCGCCGCAACCCGTCTGGTGGAAGCGGCGGCGCCGGACCACGCTGATCCTGGTGCCCTGCGTGATCGTCGCCTCGGCGGGCATCGGCGTGGTGCTCAACCTGGACGAGTCCCCGCACACCACCGCCCTGCTGCCCGGCGCCCAGCCGCTGGCCTCGGCCTCCCGGTCCGGCGGATCGGGCGGCAGCGGCTCATCCTCGGCATCGGCGAGCAGCTCGGTGAGCGCCCCTGCGAGCGCCTCCGGAACCTCAGCCGGCTCGCCGTCCGCGGCAGCCTCCGGCGGCGCCCCCGCCACTCCGGGGCAGAACGGCGGCGGATCGCAGCCGAACCCGGCCCCGAACGGCGGTGCCCCGGCCGGGGGCGGCGGCAACTCCGGCAGTGGCAACTCCGGCAGTGGCAACGCCGACGGCGCCCCGGCGGGCGGCGGCTCCTCGGGCGCCGGCAAGGGCGGCGCGTCGGCCGGTTCGGGCAACGGGCCCGGCGGCGGCGCGGGCGGTTCGGGCGGCTCAGCGGGCAGCTCGTCGGGCAGCGGAAGCACCCCCGGCGGCGGCAGCACCCCGGGCGGCGGCAGCGCCCCGGGTGGCGGCAGCAACCCCGGTGGGGGCAGCAACCCGGGTGGCGGCAGCAATCCGGGCAGTGGTGGTGCCAACACGCCCCCGTCCGGCTGCGGCGGCGGCACCTGGGGCTACATCACCAACGTCGCCGACGGCCTCAAGCTGGGCTTCTCCGGCAGCATGACCGGCGGCGCACCGGTGGTGATGAACGAGAACACCCAGTACGGCTGGGTCTACGTGCCCGGCAGCTTCGACGCCTTCTACCCGTGCAACACCAGCAGCCCGGCCCTCAACGACGTGCCCAACTTCGGCGGAACCTCCAACTCCCTCGACCTGCGCGGGATGCAGGACTTCAGCCCGTACTTCATGCTGGCCGCCGGAAGCACCCGGGGCGCCCACCTGATCGAGGACTCGCAGGGCGGCCAGGGGCACTGCATGACCGATCACGGATCGGGCCGGCGGGTGACCATGGACGCCTGCGTGCCCGGCGACAAGGCCCAGGAGTGGTACATCCCCTGA
- a CDS encoding DUF5997 family protein, which translates to MTSLKPKTTQTMKPATAAKKLEIYLPATPAEFQEGVVSRDELSSLQTDPPAWLVELRKNGPHPRSVVAARLGVSTSGLARGGVTEALTTAQIQELREAAPEWLQREQTIQAEVRREADRLKEKQEKAAKQAAKRK; encoded by the coding sequence ATGACATCGCTCAAGCCGAAGACGACCCAGACCATGAAGCCCGCCACGGCGGCGAAGAAGCTCGAGATCTACCTGCCCGCCACTCCCGCCGAGTTCCAGGAGGGCGTCGTCTCCCGCGATGAGCTGAGCTCCCTTCAGACCGATCCGCCGGCGTGGCTGGTCGAGCTGCGCAAGAACGGCCCGCACCCGCGCTCCGTGGTGGCCGCCCGGCTCGGCGTCTCGACCTCGGGCCTGGCTCGCGGCGGTGTCACCGAGGCGCTCACCACCGCCCAGATCCAGGAGCTGCGCGAGGCCGCCCCCGAGTGGCTGCAGCGCGAGCAGACCATCCAGGCCGAGGTGCGCCGGGAGGCGGACCGGCTCAAGGAGAAGCAGGAGAAGGCTGCGAAGCAGGCCGCCAAGCGGAAGTAG
- a CDS encoding PhzF family phenazine biosynthesis protein, whose amino-acid sequence MDSTDLTIDQVRVFTCPDGACGNVLGVVRDGAAIPEQRDRQELARRLGHSETVFVDDPGRGALEIYTPSVRLPFAGYPLIGAAWLLGLDRITLDVADIPVRRDGELTWITARPDWALPRTLRQYRTPDEVEALAVPEPGEWTYAWAWQDESAGRIRARGFPGRGDGIQEDEATGAAALQLAGQLGRALTVTQGAGSQLFTRPASDGLIALGGRVRLD is encoded by the coding sequence ATGGATTCCACTGATCTGACCATCGACCAGGTGCGGGTCTTCACCTGCCCGGACGGTGCCTGCGGCAATGTGCTGGGCGTGGTTCGGGACGGCGCCGCGATACCCGAGCAGCGGGACCGCCAGGAGCTGGCGCGCCGGCTCGGACACAGCGAGACCGTCTTCGTGGACGATCCCGGGCGCGGCGCCCTGGAGATCTACACGCCCAGCGTGCGGCTGCCGTTCGCCGGCTACCCGCTGATCGGCGCGGCCTGGTTGCTGGGGCTGGACCGGATCACCCTGGACGTAGCCGACATCCCCGTGCGGCGGGACGGCGAGCTCACCTGGATCACCGCCCGGCCCGACTGGGCGCTGCCCCGGACACTGCGTCAGTACCGCACCCCCGACGAGGTCGAGGCACTGGCCGTGCCCGAACCGGGGGAGTGGACCTACGCCTGGGCCTGGCAGGACGAGTCCGCCGGCCGGATCCGGGCGCGCGGCTTCCCGGGCCGCGGTGACGGCATCCAGGAGGACGAGGCCACCGGCGCGGCCGCGCTGCAGCTGGCCGGACAGCTGGGCCGTGCGCTCACCGTCACCCAGGGCGCCGGGTCGCAGCTGTTCACCCGGCCGGCCTCCGACGGGCTGATCGCACTCGGCGGACGGGTGCGGCTCGACTGA
- a CDS encoding TIGR03619 family F420-dependent LLM class oxidoreductase yields MHIGLSIPQYGRFADADFAARAATTAERIGYDSLWVGDRLLVATAPRSQYPGGGGNAPEEHQVFLDPLALLTVAATVTSRVRLGSSTLNALWQPPVLLARSLTTLDHVSGGRLDVGLGLGWSKDEYQAVGVPWAGRGARLEETLDVLERVWAEDAVIEHRGTHWTIPKAIMSPKPVQRPRPPVLLGGFSQATLERVGRRADGWLAGGLPLPVLTQMWRAVLQRAEAAGRDPQALRLVVRVNPVLTAEPAPEAQVPRRGTVGQLVGYLSGVVEALDAEVLLDLHFAAGDPEEYLALAAGLHDALRERAS; encoded by the coding sequence ATGCACATCGGACTGTCCATTCCCCAGTACGGCCGCTTCGCGGATGCCGACTTCGCCGCCCGAGCCGCCACCACCGCCGAGCGGATCGGCTACGACAGCCTCTGGGTCGGCGACCGGCTGCTGGTCGCGACCGCACCGCGCAGCCAGTACCCCGGCGGTGGCGGCAACGCCCCCGAGGAGCACCAGGTCTTCCTGGACCCGCTGGCCCTGCTCACCGTCGCGGCCACCGTCACCAGCCGGGTCAGGCTGGGCAGCAGCACCCTCAACGCGCTCTGGCAGCCGCCGGTGCTGCTGGCCCGCTCGCTGACCACGCTGGACCACGTCAGCGGGGGGCGCCTGGACGTCGGCCTGGGCCTGGGCTGGTCCAAGGACGAGTACCAGGCGGTCGGCGTGCCGTGGGCCGGGCGCGGTGCCCGGCTGGAGGAGACCCTGGACGTGCTGGAGCGGGTCTGGGCCGAGGACGCGGTGATCGAGCACCGCGGCACCCACTGGACCATACCCAAGGCGATCATGAGCCCCAAGCCGGTGCAGCGGCCGCGCCCGCCGGTGCTGCTGGGCGGCTTCAGCCAGGCCACCCTGGAGCGGGTCGGCCGCCGGGCCGACGGCTGGCTGGCCGGCGGGCTGCCGCTGCCGGTGCTGACCCAGATGTGGCGGGCCGTCCTGCAGCGCGCCGAGGCGGCCGGGCGTGACCCGCAGGCGCTGCGCCTGGTGGTCCGGGTCAACCCGGTGCTGACGGCCGAGCCGGCGCCCGAGGCGCAGGTGCCCCGCCGGGGCACGGTCGGCCAGCTGGTCGGCTATCTGAGCGGTGTGGTCGAGGCGCTGGACGCCGAGGTGCTGCTCGATCTGCACTTCGCGGCGGGCGACCCCGAGGAGTACCTGGCGCTCGCCGCCGGTCTGCACGACGCGCTGCGCGAGCGGGCTTCCTGA